Genomic window (Saccharothrix australiensis):
TGCGCGACCCACTGCGGCGTGAGCTGCTCGTCGGGCACCAGGATCCCGCCGCCCGCGTTCACCACCGGACCGGCGTTGAGCGCCTGCTCGCCGTTGCCGATGGGCAGCGGCACGAACACCGCGGGCAGGCCGACGGCCGACACCTCGGCGACGGTCATCGCGCCGGACCGGCACAGCACCGCGTCGGCCGCCGCGTAGGCGAGGTCCATGCGCTCCAGGTACGGCACCGGCACGTACGCGGGCGCGCCCGGCACGGCCTGCACCGCGACGGTGTTCTTCGGCCCGTGCGCGTGCAGCACGCCCACGCCGGCCTGCGCGAACGCCGACGCCGCGCCGGACACCGCGTTGTTGATCGACCGCGCGCCCTGCGACCCGCCGAACACCAGCAGCGTGGGCGCGTCGGGGTGGAGCCCGAAGTGCGCCCGCGCCTGCGCCCGCAGCGCCGCCCGGTCCAGCGCGGTGATCGACTGCCTCAGCGGGATGCCGATGACCTCCGCGCCGGCCAGCCCCGAGTCGGGCACGGCGGCGGCGACGCGCTCGGCGAACTTCGCGCCCACCTTGTTCGCGAGGCCGGTCTTCGCGTTGGCCTCGTGCACGACGATGGGCACCCGGCCGCGCGCCGCGAGGTAGGCGGGCAGCGACACGTAGCCGCCGAACCCGACCACCACGTCCGCGCGGACCCGGTCGAGCACCTCGCGGGTGCGCTTGACCGACTCGCGGACCCGCAGCGGCAGCTTGAGCAGGTCGGGCGACGGCTTGCGCGGCATCGGCACCGGCGGGATCAGCTCCAGCGGGTAGCCGCGCGCGGGCACGATCTTGTTCTCCAACCCGCGTTCGGTGCCGAGCGCGACGACGCGCGCGTCGGGCCGCAGCCGCATGACGGCGTCGGCCAGGGCCAGTGCGGGCTCGATGTGCCCGGCGGTGCCGCCTCCGGCGACCACCACGCACGGTCCGGCCTGCTGGGGAATCCCGGTCACGCACTTCCTCCTTGTTCGGTACTGCGTCTCGGTACTGCGTTCGGTTCTGCGTCTCGGCACTGCCGGGCTCGGTGTACCGCCGGGCCCGGTGCCGCCGGCGTCGCCCGGTGCCGCCGGGATCGACTACCTCCCGTCGCGACGCCGGGAGCGGTCCTGCGTCGCCCTGCGGGAGTCGCGCCGACGGTACTCCGACGGTGGAGCGTGCCGGCCGGCCATCCTCCGCTCGTCGACGGGTGGCGGCGCGGCCTTGCGGCTGCGCGGCGGCGCGGACGGCCGGACGGGCTTGCGCTTGGGCGGCGGCTTGTACGCCTCGGGCGCGGGCAGCCGCAGGACGCCACCGACCCGGCCCGGTCCGAGGGACCGCAGCGCGGACACCGCCTCGGGCTCGTGCCGCGCGCAGTTGGCCAGGATGCCGAACACCACCATCGTCGTGACGATCGACGTGCCGCCGGAGGAGATCATCGGCAGCGTGATCCCGGTGACCGGCAGCAGCTGCACCACGTAGCCGATGTTGATCGCGGCCTGCGCGACCAGCCACATGGTCAGCGTCGCGGACACCATGCGGATCCACGGGTCGGTGTTGCGCGCGGCGATGCGCAGCCCCACGACCGCCAGCAGCGCGAACAGCCCCAGCACCAGCAGGCACCCGATGAAGCCCAGCTCCTCGCCGATGACGGCGAAGATGAAGTCGCTGTGCACGTTGGGCAGGTAGCGCCACTTGGAGCTGCCGTTGGTCAGGCCCTTGCCGAAGATGCCGCCCTCGGCCAGCGCGAACAGCGCCTGCCGCGCCTGGAGGCCCGAGCCGAACGGGTCCTCGTCCGGGTTCAGGAACGACGTCACCCGGTCCAGCCGGTAGGGCGCGCCGATCGCCAGCACCACCGCGCCGGCCACCGCGGCGGCCATGACGAGCCCGAACAGCCGCAGCGGCGCGCCCACGAACCACAGCAGGCTGATCAGCACCACGCCGAGCGTGATCGTGCCGCCGAGGTCGGGTTGCAGCATCACCAGCGCGAACACGATCAGCGCCACCGGCACGACCGGCACCAGCAGGTGCCGGTACTGGTCGAGCAGCGCCCGCTTGGTGACCAGCACGTGCGCGCCCCACAGCGCCAGCGCCAGCTTGGCCGCCTCGATGGGCTGGAACGAGATCGAGCCGAGCCGGAACCACGACTGCGCGCCGTAGTCCTCGGTGCCCAGCGGCGTGAGGACCAGGCCGAGCAGGACGACGCACACCAGCATCGCCATCGTGCTCAGGTGCCGGATCGTGCGGAGCGGGATGCGCAGCACGACCAGGAACAGCACCCCGCCCACGGCCACGTACAGCAACTGCTTCTGGAACACGCTGTAGGCCGACGCGCCGTCGGCGACCTCGCCCGGCGCGGACGCCGAGAGCACCATGATGAGCCCGATGGCGGTCAGCAGGCCGAAGACGGCGAGCAGCAGGTGGAAGTCGGCGAGCGGACGGCCGAGCCAGGCGGTGAGCGCGCTGCGGGAGACGACCGCCTTCCGCTTGCGCGCGGGCCTCGCCGGCCGGTCCACGATCGCTCTGTCCGCCGCTGTCATGCGCTCATCGTCTCCCGCCTCGCGCGGGGTTGGGGTGGAAATCGGCCGCGTGTCGCGCAGACGCGACCCCGATCACGCCGTGCGACCCACCGGAGGACGTCCGAAATCCGTTGACGGTTGCCCCCTCCCGCGATCCGATCATCCCGTGCACCCCGACGAGCCCGTCATCGACCCGCCCCTCGTCCGCCGGCTGCTGGCGGAGTGCTTCCCGCGCTGGGCGGACCTGCCGGCGCGCCGGGTCGCGTCGGCGGGCACGGACAACGCCATGTTCCGCCTCGGCGAGGACCTGGTGGCGCGGCTGCCCCGGATAGGCTGGGCGGTGGAGGGCATCGCGCACGAGTGCGCCTGGCTGCCCCGCCTCGCGCCGCACCTGCCGGTCGCCGTGCCGGAGCCGCTGGGCCTCGGCCGGCCCGCCGCCGGGTACCCGTGGCCGTGGGCGGTGCTGCGCTGGCTGGACGGCGAGAACCCGGTGGAGGCGCCGCCGGGGCTCGCCGGCGACCTGGCCGGCTTCGTGTCGGCGCTGCGCCGGGTCGAGCTGCCGGACCCGCCGGCCGCCGGTCGCGGCCGGCCGTTGGCGACCAGGGACGCGCCCACCCGCGAGGCGATCGCGGCGCTGGGCGACGAGGTCGACGCGGCGGCCGTCACGGCGGTGTGGGAGTCCGCGCTGGCCGCGCCGCCGTGGGAGGGCGACCCGGTGTGGGTGCACGGCGACCTGTCACCGGGCAACGTGCTGGTGGCGGGCGGGAGGCTGAGCGCCGTGATCGACTTCTCGTCGTGCGGCGTCGGCGACCCGGCCGCCGACCTGCCGGTCGCGTGGAACCTGCTGCCGGCGGCCCAGCGCGACGAGTTCCGCGCCGCGCTGGGCGTCGACGACGCGACCTGGGCACGCGGTCGCGGTCTCGCGCTGTCGATCGCGCTCATCCAGTTGCCGTACTACCGGGACACCAACCCGATGCTGGTGGCCAACTCCCGGCACGTCATCGGCGAGGTCCTGGCTAGCGCTTGAGCCCGGCCAGGAACGCCGCCATCGCGCGGTCGGAGAACCCGAGCACCGCGCCACCGGAGTTCTTGCTGTCCCGCACCCGCACGGCGGTGGCCGAACGCGCCACCTCGACGCAGTTCCCCGACCCGTTGCTGCGGCTGCTCTTGCGCCACTCAGACCACATGACCCGCTCCCTCGACATCGTTGATCACCTGCTTGACGAACGACGCGGATTCCTTGGGGTCCAAGGCCGCCGCCCGCAGGTGGTCCATCGCCAGGCTATACCGCTCGGCTTCGGCGTCGTCGTCCAAGTAGAGGCCGCCGGTCAGGTTGTCTATGTAGACGACACTGGGAAAATCGGTGAACTTCAGCAACGTGAACGCGATGCCCATCGACATGTGCGCGCCCTTGCCGAACGGCAGCACCTGCAAGGTCACGTTCGGCAGCGCGGCCAGCTTGAGCAGGTGCCGCAACTGCTTCTCGTGGCTGTCCGGACTGCCCACCACCCGGCGCAGCGCGGCTTCGTCGAGGATCGCCCAGATCGACAGCGAACCGTCCTCCAGCCGCTGCTGACGGGTCTGGCGCAGCTCGGCCCGCTTGTTGATCACCTCGTCGGCGGCGTGCGGCGCGTAGGCACGGATCACCCACCGCGCGTACTCGGGCGTCTGGAGCAGGCCGGGGATCAGGTCGATCTCGAACGACTCCAGGGCGACCGCTTCCGATTCCAGGACCACGTACTCGGAGAACCAGTCGAACAGGACGTCGCCGTAGACGTGCCACCAACCGCGTTTCTTCGCCACCTTCGCCAGGCGTAGGAGCCACTGGATCTTCTCGGGGTCGGCCCCGTAGAGTTCGGCCAGCGCCTTGGTGTCTACTATGGACACCCCGGTGACCGCCGATTCGATGCGGCTGATCTTCGACTTGGAGTAGCCCAGTTCGCGGGTCACGTCGTCGAAGCCGAGCCCGGCTTCCTCGCGGAGTTGGACCAGCGCGCTGGCCAGGACGCGTCGGCGGACCCCCGGACCTTGGTTCTGCGGCATGGCTGCGACATTAGCGGCAAAGCGACCCACTGATCGGGTGAACTTTAGCAACACGGCCTTATGCTGTGTTGCAGAAAAATCGTGCCAGGTGGATGTTTCCGGCATGACCCCCATCACGTCCGCGCCGGTCGGCCCCGCGCTGGCCCGCGCACACCACCTGCTCCGCCAGGACATGCTCGGCTACCTCGACTCCGTCGAGCACCTGACCAGCGAGCACGACGTCGAGGACGACACGATCCTGACCGTCGCGCGCACCGAGGTCCCCCGCCTGATCGCCGTGCTGCGGGCGACCGTCGCCGACCACCGGGCCGACCGCGACGGCCGGTGCCTCGGCTGCCCACCCACCCCGGTCGACGGCCGGATGGTCAGGCGGGGCTGGCCGTGCCCGGTGCTCGACCGCGCCCAGGGCTTCCTCAACGACCCCGACAGCGTCTACGACGCCGTGCCCTACGAGCGGCGGTGACCGGTCTCCCCGACCAGCTCCAGCACCGCCTCGGCGAACGCCCGGCCCCGGTGCGCGTAGTCGGCGAACATGTCGATCGACGCCGCCGCCGGGGCCAGCACGACCGCGTCGCCGGGCCGGGCCAGCGACCGGGCCGCGCGCACCGCCTCCGCCATGCCCGCGTCGGCCCCGCCCGCGTCGGCCCCGCCCTCGGGGGCCAGCACGGTCACCGGCACCGAGGGCGCGTGCCGGGCCAGGGCGTCGGCGATGACGCCGCGGTCCGCGCCGATCAGCACCGCGCCGCGCAGCCGGTGGCCCTCGGCGCGCACCAGGTCGTCCACCGACGCGCCCTTGAGCAGCCCGCCGGCCACCCACACGACGCTCTCGTGCGAGCGCAGCGACGCGATCGCCGCGTGCGGGTTGGTCGCCTTGGAGTCGTTGACGTAGGTGACGCCGCCGGCCTCGGCGACGACCTCGGCGCGGTGCGCGCCGGGCCGGAAGTCGCGCAGGCCCCGCCGCACCGCCTCGGGCGACACGCCGTGCGCGCGGGCCAGGGCGGCGGCGGCCAGCGCGTCGGCGACACCGGGCGGCCCGGCGGGTCGGACCTCCGCGACGTCGGCCAGCACCGCGTCGGCGCCGAACGCCCGGTCGACCAGCCGCCCGTCGACCACGCCGAGCTGGCCGTCCTCGGGCGCGCCCAGGGTGAACCCGACGTGCGCGGCGGCCGGGGACACCGACAGCAGCGCGGCCACGCGGGAGTCGTCGACGCCGGCCACGGCGACCTCGCCGGAGAGCACGCCCGCCTTGGCGGCGGCGTACTCCTCGAACGAGCCGTGCCAGTCGAGGTGGTCCTCCGCGAGGTTCAGCAGCACGCCCGCCGCCGGCCGCACCGACGGCGACCAGTGCAGCTGGAAGCTCGACAGCTCCACCGCCAGCGCGCGGTGGCCGGCCAGCAGGGCGTCCACCACGGGCAGGCCGACGTTCCCGCACGCCACCGCGTCGATGCCGGCGGCCCGCAGGATCGACTCCAGCATCCCGACCGTCGTGGTCTTGCCGTTGGTGCCGGTCACCGCGAGCCACGCGGGCGGGTCGGCCAGCTCCAGCCCCATCCGCCAGGCCAGCTCGACCTCGCCGATCACCTCGACGCCCGCCGCCTGCGCCGCGACCAGCAGCGGGCTGTCGGGCCGCCAGCCGGGGCTGGTCACCACCAGCTCCACACCGGCCGGCGGCGCGGTGAGGCCGGGCGCCAGGGCGACGCCCGGCAGCAGCGGCTCCAGCGCCGCCAGCCGGTCGGCGCTGCCGTCGGTGACGGTCACCGCCGCGCCCGCGGCCAGCAGCGCCTCCGCGGCGGACCGGCCGGTCACGCCCGCTCCGGCGACCAGGACGTCGCGACCGGCCAGGAATCCCATGCGTCAGCTCCCCGCCGCCGTCAGCCACTCGCTGTAGAACAGGCCGAGGCCCAGCATGCAGCACATGCCGGCCAGCAGCCAGAACCGGATGATGACCGTGGTTTCCGCCCACCCGGCCAGCTCGAAGTGGTGGTGGAACGGCGCCATGCGGAACAGCCGTCGCCGGGAGGTCCGGAACACCGCGACCTGGAGCGCCACCGACAGCGCCTCGACCACGAACAGGCCGCCGATCACGATCATCAGCAGCTCGGTGCGGGTCGTGATGGACAGGCCCGCGACCAGGCCGCCCAGCGCGAGGGAGCCGGTGTCGCCCATGAAGATCTTGGCGGGCGCGGCGTTCCACCACAGGAAGCCGATGCAGCCCGCCATCGCGGCGGCGGCCACCAGCGCCAGGTCCAGCGGGTCGCGCACGTCGTAGCAGCCGGCCACCGACAGGTTCGAGCAGTTGTAGCGGAACTGCCAGAAGCTGATCACCACGTAGGTGCCGAGCACCATCGCCGAGGTGCCGCCGGCGAGGCCGTCGAGGCCGTCGGTGAGGTTCACGGCGTTGGACCAGGCGCTGATCGCGGCGTAGCTGAACACCACGAACCCGACCACGCCGAACGACACCACGGCGATGTCGCGCACGAACGACAGGTTCACCGAGGCGGGCGTCAGGCCGTCCTTGTTCGGGAACTGGATGACCAGGACGGCGAAGATGATGGTGGCGATGAACTGCCCGACCAGCTTGGCGGTCTTGTTCAGGCCGAGGTTGCGCTGCTTGCGGATCTTGATGAAGTCGTCCAGGAAGCCGACGACGCCCAGCGACGTGGTCAGCATCAGCACCAGCAGGCCGGACGCGCTGGGCGTCTGGTCGGCGGCGGACGCGGACATGGAGTTCACCAGGTGCGCGCCGAGGTAGCCCGCCCACATCGCGACCAGGATCGCGACGCCGCCCATCGTGGGCGTGCCGCGCTTGGTCTTGTGGCTCTGCGGTCCCTCTTCGCGGATCTCCTGGCCGAAGCCCTGCCGCGAGAAGATCTTGATCAGGTAGGGCGTCAGCATGATCGACGCGATCAGCGCGATGGCCGCCGCGATGAGGATGCTCTTCACTTGCTGACCGCCTCCAGGAGAGCCTCGGCAACCCGCCACAGGCCGTATGAGTTGGATGCCTTCACCAGCACGACGTCACCCGGCCGGACCTGGTCGCGCAGCAGCTCCACGGCCGCGGCGACGTCGGGCACCAGCACCGCTTCTTCGCCCCATGATCCTTCCAGGTGCGCGCCCTGGTGCATCGGGCGGGCGTCCGGTCCGACCACGACCAGCTTGTTGATGTCCAGGCGGACCGCGAGGCGGCCGATCTCGTCGTGCGCGCGGACGTGGTCCGCGCCGAGTTCCGCCATCGGGCCCAGCACGGCCCAGCTCCGCCGGGCGGGCGTCGTGGCGCGGGAGATCGTGGCGAGCGACTTCAGCGCCGCCCGCACGGACTCCGGGTTCGCGTTGTACGCGTCGTTGACGATGGTCACGCCGTCAGGGCGTTCGGTGACGGCCATGCGGTGCGCCGAGACCCGTTCGGCCTGCCCGAGCGCGTCGGCGACCTGCTGCGGCGTCGCGCCGAGTTCGAGGCCGATCGCGGCGGCGGTGAGGGCGTTGCCGACCTGGTGCGGTCCGTGCACGGCGAGCCGCACGCGCGCCTCGCCGCGCGGGGTGATCAGCCGGAACCCGGCGCGGGCCTGCGCGTCCAGCTCGACGTCGGCGGCGCGGACCTGCGCGTCGGGGTGCTCGCCGACCAGCACGACCTTGGCGCGGGTGCGGTCGGCCATGCCGGCGACGAGCGGGTCGTCGGCGTTGAGGATCGCGACGCCGTCCTCGGGCAGGGCTTCGACCAGTTCGCCCTTTGCGCGCGCGATGCCCTCGCGGGAGCCGAACTCGCCCAGGTGGGCGCTGCCGACGTTGAGCACCGCGCCGACCTTGGGCGGCGCGACCCGGCACAGCTCGGCGATGTGGCCGACGCCCCGCGCGGACAGCTCCAGCACCAGGAAGCGGGTGTCCGCGTCGGCGCGCAGGGCCGTCCACGGGTGGCCCAGCTCGTTGTTGAACGAGCCGGGCGGCGCGATGGTCTCGCCCAGGGGTGCGAGGACGCCGGCGATCAGGTCCTTGGTCGACGTCTTGCCGGACGAGCCGGTGACGCCGATGACCGTGAGCCCGGTGAGCCGGTCGGTGACGTGCCGGGCGAGCCGCGCCAGCGCCGCGAGGACCGCCGCGCCCGCGCCGTCGGTGTCGCCGGACAGCACGTAGGCGTTGCCGGAGCCGGCCTCGACCGGGGGCGCGACGACGGCGGGCACGCCCACCGGGCGGCCCGCGAGGACGCCCGCCGCGCCCGCCGCGACGGCGCGGGCGGCGAAGTCGTGGCCGTCGACCCGTTCGCCGGGCAGCGCCAGGAACAGGCCGCCGTCGCCGAGTTTCCGGGTGTCGAACTCGACGGTGCCGGTGACGACCGGCGAGCCGTCGGTGTCGTGCAGGGTGCCGCCGACGACGTCGGCGATCTCGGCCAGGGTGAGCGGGATCAACGGTGCGCCTCTCTGATGGCCGCGGTGAGCGTGTCGACATCCGAGAACGGGTGCACGACCCCGGCGACCTCCTGCCCGGTCTCGTGCCCCTTGCCCGCCACCACGACCACGTCGCCGGTGCGGGCCAGCGACACGGCGTGGCGGATGGCGCTGGCCCGGTCGCCGATCTCCAGCACCTCGCCGCGCTCGTGCTCGGGCAGGTCGAGCGCGCCGCGCAGCATCGCGGCGCGGATCGCCGCCGGGTCCTCGCTGCGGGGGTTGTCGTCGGTGACGATGAGGACGTCGCTGCGGCGCGCGGCCTCCTCGCCCATCAGGGGTCGCTTGGCGGTGTCCCGGTCGCCGCCGCACCCGAGGACGGTGATGATCCGGCCGGCGGAGCGGGCGCGCACGGCGTCCAGCGCGAGCGCGACCGCCTGCGGCTTGTGCGAGTAGTCGACGACGGCGGCGTAGTCCTGCCCCTCGTCGACGCGCTGCATCCGGCCCGGCACGCGCACGCCGGCCAGGCCGCGGCGGATGGCGTCCGGGTCGATGCCGCGCTCGTGCAGGCAGGCGATGGCGAGCAGGGCGTTGGCGACGTTGAACTCGCCGGGCAGCCGCAGGTCGACCGGGATCGCCAGGCCGTCCGGGCCGTGCGCGACGAACGCCTGCTCGCCGGTGGCCGACACCCGCAGGTCCGACGCCGTCCAGGCCGCGTCGCCGGTGGTCGACACGGTGATCGTGGCCGGCGTCACCAGCCGGCGGCCCCACCCGGTGTCGACGCAGACGACCTCGGTCGCGGCGCGCCCGTCGAACAGCCGCGCCTTGGTGCGGAAGTAGTCCTCCATGTCGGGGTGGAAGTCGAGGTGGTCCTGCGACAGGTTGGTGAACCCGGCCACCGCGAACCGGACACCGCCGACCCGGCCGAGGCGCAGGGCGTGGCTGGAGACCTCCATCGCCACGTCGGTGACGCCGCGCTCGGCCATGACGGCGAGCAGGGCGTGCAGGTCCGGCGCTTCCGGTGTGGTGAGGGCGCTGTCGAGGCGCTGCCCGGCGATGCGGGTCTCGACGGTGCCGATGAGGCCGGTCACCCGGCCGGCGGCGCGCAGCACGGCGTCGACGAGGTAGCTGGTCGTCGTCTTGCCCGACGTGCCGGTGATCCCGAACAGCGCGAGCCGCGTCGACGGGTCGCCGTACACGCGGGAGGCGAGGACGCCCAGCACCTCGCGCGGGTCCGGGTGGACGAGCACCGGGACGTCGCCGGCCTTCGCCGCGCCCGCCTCGTCGGTCAGCACGGCGACCGCGCCCCTCGCGACGGCCTGGGCGGCGAAGTCCGCGCCGTGCGCGCGGGCGCCGGGCAGCGCGGCGAACAGGTCGCCGGGTTGGACGTGCTGGGCCCGCAGCGTCACGCCGCTGACGGGGACGTGGGCGCGGTCGGGCGCGGTGAGGTGCGCGTCCACGGTCGAGGCGAGCTCGGACACGGCGACGGGCTGGACGCGGGAAGGGCGGGGCGGGGCGGTCGCGACCTTGCCCTCAAGCTTGGCAGGCACGCGCGGAAGGCTACCGGCGCACGGAGAGTGGCTGCCCACCACGTCCACTCGCGACACGAACCGCCCGGTCAAGCCGACGCGCCAAGGCGCCGCGGGCGGTGCACGCCGTCCGCGGTGACCGTCGTCGCGAGTGGTGGACGCATTCTCCCGCACGCGGCGGGATTCCGCACGGCGAACGGTGATCCGGGCGGTGGCGCCCCGCGTTGCCCCCGCGGCGCGCGCCGTCCCCGCGCGGGTCCGTCAGAGCGTGAGCGGCACGACGGGGCTCTGCTCGGCCGACATCGGCACCTGGTAGCGCTGGGCCAGGTAGGAGGCGATGTCGTGGAACAGCGGCGCGGCCGACTGGCTGTACTGCCCGCCGCCCGACGGCGCGTCGAGCATGATCCCGACCACGTAGCGCGGGTTGTCCGCCGGGAACATGCCGGCGAACGTGATCCAGTGCGTGGTGAGGCTGTAGCAGCCGCAGTTCTTGTCGACCTGCTGCGCCGTGCCGGTCTTGCCGGACACCTGGTAGCCCGGCAGCGCCGCCGACGGGCCCGTGCCGGTCTGCCCCGGCTCCTTCTGCACCACGGCGCGGAACATGTCCCGCACCGTCTTCGCCGTCTGCGGGCTCACCACCCGCGTCCCCTCCGGGCGCGGCGTCTCCTTGCGCACGCCGTTCTGGTCCACTTCGGCCCGGATGACGCGCGGCGGGACGCGGAGGCCGTCGTTCGCGATCGCCTGGTACATGCCGGTCATCTGGAGGAGCGTCATGCTGAGGCCCTGCCCGATCGGCAGGTTGCCGAACGTCGAGCCGGACCACTGGTTGCGCGGCGGCACCGAACCCGCCTCCTCGCCGGGCAGGCCGGACTCGGTGCGCTGGCCGAGGCCGAACTTGCGCAGCATCTCCGCGAACCGGTCCTCGCCGATCTTCTGCGCGGTCATGAGCGTGCCCACGTTGGACGACTTCGCGAACACGCCGGTGAACGTCATGTCCTGCCTCGGGTGCTCGACCGAGTCCCGGATGACGCGGTCGGCGACCTTGATCCGGTCGTCCACCGACAGCACGCTGGTCGGCTGGTAGACGCCGTCCTCGATGGCGGTGGCGGCGGTGACGACCTTGTTCACCGAGCCCGGCTCGAACAGCGACGACACGGCGTGGTTGCGCGTCTGCTCCTCGGTGGCCTTGCCGAAGTCCGCCGGGTCGAACGTCTTGTCGTTGGCCAGGGCCAGGATCTCGCTGCTGCGCGTGTCGAGCACGACCGCCGAGCCGGTCTTCGCGCCGGACTTGGCGGTGTACTCGGTGACCATGCGCTGCACCGCGTACTGCGTGTCCACGTCGAGCGTCAGCTCGATGCTGCGGCCCGGTGTCGCGGCGGCCAGCTCGCGGGACCGGTCCGGGCCGGGGATCACCACGTTGCTGTTGCCCTGCATGGTGTCCACCTCGCGCCTGCCGTTGCGGCCGGCGAGCAGGTTGTCCTGCGAGTTCTCCAGGCCGAGCACGCCGTGCGTCGCGGGCGGCTTCTGGTCCTTGCGCCAGTTCGCCGCGCCGATGATGTTCGAGGCCAGCTCACCGTTGGGGTAGACGCGGACCGCGCGGTACTCCGAGCCGATGTCGGCGTACTTGGCGGTGATGGCGGCGGCCTTGCCGGGGTCGACGTTGTCCGCCAGCTCGATGTAGGTGGTGTCCCTGGTGAGCATGTCGAACATGGTCTGCTCGTCGGTCTTCCGGCCGCCGACCTCCGTGCCCAGGGTGTCCTGGATGAACCTGGCGACCTTCCGCGCCCAGTCCTCGTAGCTGCCGATGTCCGGGTCGGTCTCCCGGTGCGCCTCCCACTTCTCGCGCGTCAGCTGCGGCACGGCGTACAGGGCGCGTGCCTCCACGCTGAACGCGAGCTGGTTGCCGTTGCGGTCGGTGATGGAGCCGCGCGCGGCGGGGATGTCGATCAGCGTGGCCCGCTGCTTCTTGGCCTGCTCCGACAGCGCCTCCGCCTGGAAGCCCTGCACCTGCACCAGCTTGACGCCGGCCGCGAGCAGCGCGGCGACCAGCAGCAGCCGCCCGACCACGAGGCGGACCCGGCTGTTGCCGCGCCGCCGCCGCTTGGC
Coding sequences:
- the murG gene encoding undecaprenyldiphospho-muramoylpentapeptide beta-N-acetylglucosaminyltransferase, encoding MTGIPQQAGPCVVVAGGGTAGHIEPALALADAVMRLRPDARVVALGTERGLENKIVPARGYPLELIPPVPMPRKPSPDLLKLPLRVRESVKRTREVLDRVRADVVVGFGGYVSLPAYLAARGRVPIVVHEANAKTGLANKVGAKFAERVAAAVPDSGLAGAEVIGIPLRQSITALDRAALRAQARAHFGLHPDAPTLLVFGGSQGARSINNAVSGAASAFAQAGVGVLHAHGPKNTVAVQAVPGAPAYVPVPYLERMDLAYAAADAVLCRSGAMTVAEVSAVGLPAVFVPLPIGNGEQALNAGPVVNAGGGILVPDEQLTPQWVAQNVVPLVADRARLAAMTAATLGTGHREADEVLARIVLEVIGK
- the ftsW gene encoding putative lipid II flippase FtsW, encoding MTAADRAIVDRPARPARKRKAVVSRSALTAWLGRPLADFHLLLAVFGLLTAIGLIMVLSASAPGEVADGASAYSVFQKQLLYVAVGGVLFLVVLRIPLRTIRHLSTMAMLVCVVLLGLVLTPLGTEDYGAQSWFRLGSISFQPIEAAKLALALWGAHVLVTKRALLDQYRHLLVPVVPVALIVFALVMLQPDLGGTITLGVVLISLLWFVGAPLRLFGLVMAAAVAGAVVLAIGAPYRLDRVTSFLNPDEDPFGSGLQARQALFALAEGGIFGKGLTNGSSKWRYLPNVHSDFIFAVIGEELGFIGCLLVLGLFALLAVVGLRIAARNTDPWIRMVSATLTMWLVAQAAINIGYVVQLLPVTGITLPMISSGGTSIVTTMVVFGILANCARHEPEAVSALRSLGPGRVGGVLRLPAPEAYKPPPKRKPVRPSAPPRSRKAAPPPVDERRMAGRHAPPSEYRRRDSRRATQDRSRRRDGR
- a CDS encoding aminoglycoside phosphotransferase family protein produces the protein MHPDEPVIDPPLVRRLLAECFPRWADLPARRVASAGTDNAMFRLGEDLVARLPRIGWAVEGIAHECAWLPRLAPHLPVAVPEPLGLGRPAAGYPWPWAVLRWLDGENPVEAPPGLAGDLAGFVSALRRVELPDPPAAGRGRPLATRDAPTREAIAALGDEVDAAAVTAVWESALAAPPWEGDPVWVHGDLSPGNVLVAGGRLSAVIDFSSCGVGDPAADLPVAWNLLPAAQRDEFRAALGVDDATWARGRGLALSIALIQLPYYRDTNPMLVANSRHVIGEVLASA
- a CDS encoding DUF397 domain-containing protein codes for the protein MWSEWRKSSRSNGSGNCVEVARSATAVRVRDSKNSGGAVLGFSDRAMAAFLAGLKR
- a CDS encoding helix-turn-helix domain-containing protein, whose protein sequence is MPQNQGPGVRRRVLASALVQLREEAGLGFDDVTRELGYSKSKISRIESAVTGVSIVDTKALAELYGADPEKIQWLLRLAKVAKKRGWWHVYGDVLFDWFSEYVVLESEAVALESFEIDLIPGLLQTPEYARWVIRAYAPHAADEVINKRAELRQTRQQRLEDGSLSIWAILDEAALRRVVGSPDSHEKQLRHLLKLAALPNVTLQVLPFGKGAHMSMGIAFTLLKFTDFPSVVYIDNLTGGLYLDDDAEAERYSLAMDHLRAAALDPKESASFVKQVINDVEGAGHVV
- the murD gene encoding UDP-N-acetylmuramoyl-L-alanine--D-glutamate ligase → MGFLAGRDVLVAGAGVTGRSAAEALLAAGAAVTVTDGSADRLAALEPLLPGVALAPGLTAPPAGVELVVTSPGWRPDSPLLVAAQAAGVEVIGEVELAWRMGLELADPPAWLAVTGTNGKTTTVGMLESILRAAGIDAVACGNVGLPVVDALLAGHRALAVELSSFQLHWSPSVRPAAGVLLNLAEDHLDWHGSFEEYAAAKAGVLSGEVAVAGVDDSRVAALLSVSPAAAHVGFTLGAPEDGQLGVVDGRLVDRAFGADAVLADVAEVRPAGPPGVADALAAAALARAHGVSPEAVRRGLRDFRPGAHRAEVVAEAGGVTYVNDSKATNPHAAIASLRSHESVVWVAGGLLKGASVDDLVRAEGHRLRGAVLIGADRGVIADALARHAPSVPVTVLAPEGGADAGGADAGMAEAVRAARSLARPGDAVVLAPAAASIDMFADYAHRGRAFAEAVLELVGETGHRRS
- the mraY gene encoding phospho-N-acetylmuramoyl-pentapeptide-transferase — its product is MKSILIAAAIALIASIMLTPYLIKIFSRQGFGQEIREEGPQSHKTKRGTPTMGGVAILVAMWAGYLGAHLVNSMSASAADQTPSASGLLVLMLTTSLGVVGFLDDFIKIRKQRNLGLNKTAKLVGQFIATIIFAVLVIQFPNKDGLTPASVNLSFVRDIAVVSFGVVGFVVFSYAAISAWSNAVNLTDGLDGLAGGTSAMVLGTYVVISFWQFRYNCSNLSVAGCYDVRDPLDLALVAAAAMAGCIGFLWWNAAPAKIFMGDTGSLALGGLVAGLSITTRTELLMIVIGGLFVVEALSVALQVAVFRTSRRRLFRMAPFHHHFELAGWAETTVIIRFWLLAGMCCMLGLGLFYSEWLTAAGS
- a CDS encoding UDP-N-acetylmuramoyl-tripeptide--D-alanyl-D-alanine ligase, translating into MIPLTLAEIADVVGGTLHDTDGSPVVTGTVEFDTRKLGDGGLFLALPGERVDGHDFAARAVAAGAAGVLAGRPVGVPAVVAPPVEAGSGNAYVLSGDTDGAGAAVLAALARLARHVTDRLTGLTVIGVTGSSGKTSTKDLIAGVLAPLGETIAPPGSFNNELGHPWTALRADADTRFLVLELSARGVGHIAELCRVAPPKVGAVLNVGSAHLGEFGSREGIARAKGELVEALPEDGVAILNADDPLVAGMADRTRAKVVLVGEHPDAQVRAADVELDAQARAGFRLITPRGEARVRLAVHGPHQVGNALTAAAIGLELGATPQQVADALGQAERVSAHRMAVTERPDGVTIVNDAYNANPESVRAALKSLATISRATTPARRSWAVLGPMAELGADHVRAHDEIGRLAVRLDINKLVVVGPDARPMHQGAHLEGSWGEEAVLVPDVAAAVELLRDQVRPGDVVLVKASNSYGLWRVAEALLEAVSK